A window from Balaenoptera musculus isolate JJ_BM4_2016_0621 chromosome 8, mBalMus1.pri.v3, whole genome shotgun sequence encodes these proteins:
- the ZBED5 gene encoding zinc finger BED domain-containing protein 5, with the protein MVAHLLCILSYNFNTFVILNVYSKLTMFCTTNSLPMDLLLKQGSLKQEVESFCYQIVSESNDQKVGILQSEDEQLQPAVSKNSEGELSRVKFMSNSNKITTFSKKPKRRKYDESYLSFGFTYFGNRDAPHAQCVLCKKILSNSSLAPSKLRRHLETKHAAYKDKDISFFKQHLESPENNKPPAPKIVNTDNESATEASYNVSYHIALSGEAHTIGELLIKPCAKDVVMRMFDEQYSKKIDAVQLSNSTVARRIKDLAADIEEELVCRLKICDGFSLQLDESADVSGLAVLLVFVRYRFNKSIEEDLLLCESLQSNATGEEIFNCINSFMQKHEIEWEKCVDVCSDASRAMDGKIAEAVTLIKYVAPESSSSHCLLYRHALAVKTMPASLKNVLDQAVQIINYIKARPHQSRLLKILCEAVGAQHTALLLNTEVRWLSRGKVLVRLFELRRETVVFMDSAFRLSDCLTNSSWLLRLAYLADIFTKLNEVNLSMQGKNVTVFTVFDKMSSLLRKLEFWASSVEEENFDCFPTLSDFLTEINSTVDKDICSAIVQHLRGLRSTLLKYFPVTNDNNAWVRNPFTVTVKPVSLVARDYESLIDLTSDSQVKQNFSELSLNDFWSSLIQEYPSVARRAVRVLLPFATMHLCETGFSYYAATKTKYRKRLDAAPHMRIRLSNITPNIKRICDKKTQKHCSH; encoded by the coding sequence ATGGTTGCTCATCTTCTGTGTATCCTGTCTTATAATTTCAACACATTTGTGATACTCAATGTTTATTCTAAATTAACCATGTTTTGTACCACAAATTCATTGCCTATGGATCTGTTGCTGAAACAAGGAAGTCTTAAACAAGAAGTAGAATCTTTTTGTTACCAAATTGTGTCTGAATCAAATGATCAAAAGGTTGGAATATTACAGAGTGAAGATGAGCAGTTGCAGCCTGCAGTTTCTAAAAATTCAGAAGGTGAGCTTTCCAGGGTCAAATTTATGTCCAATTCCAACAAAATAACAACATTTAGtaagaaaccaaaaagaagaaaatatgatgaAAGTTATTTGTCTTTTGGATTTACTTACTTTGGAAATAGAGATGCACCTCATGCCCAGTGTGTATTATGTaagaaaattttatcaaataGCTCTTTGGCCCCTAGTAAGCTTCGAAGACATTTGGAAACTAAACATGCTGCATACAAAGACAAAGACATAAGCTTTTTCAAGCAACATCTTGAGTCACCTGAAAATAATAAACCCCCAGCACCTAAAATTGTCAATACAGATAATGAAAGTGCTACAGAAGCATCATACAATGTAAGTTACCATATAGCCCTGAGTGGAGAGGCTCATACTATTGGAGAATTGCTTATCAAGCCTTGTGCAAAAGATGTGGTGATGCGGATGTTTGACGAACAGTATAGTAAAAAAATAGATGCAGTACAGCTATCAAACAGTACTGTTGCACGTCGAATTAAGGATCTAGCTGCTGACATTGAAGAAGAGCTTGTTTGTAGACTGAAAATTTGTGATGGGTTTTCACTGCAACTAGATGAATCAGCTGATGTTTCAGGACTTGCTGTGCTGCTTGTGTTTGTTCGTTACAGGTTTAATAAGTCTATTGAGGAAGACCTACTCTTATGTGAATCTTTGCAAAGTAATGCCACTGGTGAAGAAATTTTCAACTGCATCAACAGTTTTATGCAGAAACATGAAATTGAATGGGAAAAATGTGTTGATGTTTGTAGTGATGCTTCCAGGGCAATGGACGGGAAAATTGCTGAGGCTGTCACCTTGATAAAATATGTGGCTCCCGAAAGCTCCAGTAGTCACTGCCTGTTATATAGACATGCACTAGCAGTTAAAACAATGCCTGCATCTCTGAAAAATGTGCTAGATCAGGCCGTACAAATCATCAATTATATTAAAGCTCGACCACATCAATCCAGACTACTAAAAATTTTGTGTGAAGCAGTgggtgcccagcacacagcactTCTTCTAAATACAGAGGTGAGGTGGCTTTCCCGAGGTAAAGTTCTTGTAAGACTTTTTGAGCTTCGTCGTGAAACTGTTGTTTTCATGGATTCTGCTTTTCGACTGTCTGATTGTTTAACAAATTCATCTTGGCTGCTAAGACTGGCATATCTTGCAGATATTTTTACTAAATTAAATGAGGTTAATCTGTCAATGCAAGGAAAAAATGTGACAGTGTTCACAGTATTTGATAAAATGTCATCATTgttaagaaaattggaattttGGGCCTCATCTGTCGAAGAAGAAAACTTTGATTGTTTTCCTACACTCAGTGACTTTTTGACTGAAATTAATTCTACAGTTGATAAAGATATTTGCAGTGCCATAGTGCAGCACCTAAGGGGTTTGCGCTCTactctgttaaaatattttcctgtaacAAATGACAATAATGCTTGGGTTAGAAATCCATTTACAGTAACTGTTAAACCAGTCTCATTAGTAGCACGGGACTACGAGAGCCTGATTGATTTAACATCTGATTCTCAAGTGAAACAAAATTTCAGTGAACTTTCACTAAATGATTTTTGGAGTAGCCTAATTCAAGAGTACCCAAGTGTTGCAAGGCGTGCAGTTCGTGTACTTCTTCCTTTTGCTACAATGCACCTGTGTGAGACAGGATTTTCATATTATGCTGCAACAAAAACGAAATACAGGAAAAGACTCGATGCTGCACCTCACATGCGGATCCGACTTAGCAACATTACACCTAATATTAAGCGGATATGTGACAAAAAGACACAAAAACACTGTTCTCATTAA